The following proteins are encoded in a genomic region of Sulfurovum indicum:
- a CDS encoding multiheme c-type cytochrome translates to MLQKMLFLFILAGTLLFSEARNSCLECHQGIEPIRDHQSKMMQEIFKVAQKAGVRGNDCVVCHGGNPDSPDKDHAHSGTLPYFKNHKGPKAFYPYPGSPWINEHTCGMCHEKQVAAQENNLMATEQGKIHGALWGFGAKDGYNHMFTNFGGKSPQLHERLGIEAYKKYMEQLAKLEPQGFSEETKELPRAPTADEVEKDPSLSVYTYLRQECLRCHTGGKGRKRRGDYRGIGCSSCHIPYSNAGLYEGGDPTVSKKEDGHMLVHAIQSSSKVKVQVHDINYTGIPVETCTTCHNRGKRIGVSYQGLMETEYQATFDAQGNGQPKLHTKRYLHLTEDIHYTKGMLCQDCHTSNDMHGDGFFRGANLGAVEIECQDCHGTTTKYPWELPLGYSDEFDTKPKKGKARGTTKTLAEYLRQGDITKDTGDGFLLSARGNPLTKAVRKGNKVVMHLASGKTVELKPLKLLKEQKKISEEGLIAMDQIAAHIDRMECYTCHATWAPQCYGCHVKVDYSEGKQNPDYLAASKHHVNGKTGEVESLKEFLVDGKVTETRSYLRWEDPALSQNGEGRISPTIPGCQVTLTVIGKDGNALLQNHIWKLKGVEQGKGIKTPKEGVNSITMSPVHPHTVSKKSRSCESCHNSPKALGYGINSGKYFADQRKTTIVDLMTADQKVLPKQVDEQIPAIPNLNHDYSSLLDENGTQLQTVGNHWKLSQALDNETRSRLDRRGTCLACHKEMPSEDLAVSLLVHTAKYAGVKIDNSMHKTLVNKSILLSAWVQVLGGLLFGGGFVYWLMRRRRKK, encoded by the coding sequence ATGTTGCAAAAAATGCTTTTTCTTTTTATATTGGCAGGTACGCTGCTTTTTTCAGAGGCTAGGAACAGTTGTCTGGAGTGTCATCAGGGCATAGAGCCCATAAGGGACCACCAGTCCAAGATGATGCAGGAGATCTTTAAGGTTGCCCAAAAAGCTGGTGTCCGGGGGAATGACTGTGTAGTTTGTCACGGAGGAAATCCGGATTCTCCTGACAAAGATCATGCCCACAGCGGTACTTTACCGTATTTTAAGAATCACAAGGGGCCAAAAGCTTTCTATCCCTATCCGGGAAGTCCCTGGATCAATGAACACACCTGCGGTATGTGCCATGAGAAGCAGGTTGCTGCCCAGGAGAACAATCTGATGGCGACAGAACAGGGAAAGATACACGGTGCACTTTGGGGTTTTGGTGCCAAGGACGGTTACAACCATATGTTCACCAATTTCGGAGGAAAGTCTCCCCAGCTGCATGAGCGTCTGGGAATAGAGGCTTATAAAAAGTATATGGAACAACTGGCGAAGCTTGAACCGCAAGGGTTCTCTGAAGAGACCAAAGAGCTGCCCAGGGCACCGACAGCAGACGAAGTAGAGAAAGATCCCTCTCTCTCGGTCTATACCTATCTCAGGCAGGAGTGTTTGCGATGCCATACCGGAGGGAAAGGGCGTAAACGCAGAGGAGACTACCGTGGGATTGGATGTTCTTCCTGCCATATTCCTTATTCCAATGCCGGATTGTATGAGGGGGGAGACCCAACTGTTTCCAAAAAAGAGGATGGACATATGCTGGTACATGCTATCCAATCCTCCAGCAAGGTCAAGGTGCAGGTACATGATATTAATTATACCGGTATTCCGGTAGAGACCTGTACAACATGCCACAACAGGGGAAAGCGTATCGGGGTGAGCTATCAAGGATTGATGGAGACGGAGTATCAGGCAACTTTCGATGCCCAGGGCAATGGACAGCCCAAACTGCATACCAAGCGTTATCTGCATCTGACTGAAGATATCCACTATACCAAAGGGATGCTCTGTCAGGACTGTCATACCTCCAACGATATGCATGGTGACGGTTTCTTCAGAGGTGCCAACCTCGGAGCAGTGGAGATAGAGTGTCAGGATTGTCACGGGACAACAACAAAGTATCCATGGGAACTGCCGCTTGGTTACTCCGATGAGTTTGATACCAAACCAAAAAAGGGTAAAGCCAGAGGGACAACCAAAACACTGGCAGAGTATCTGAGGCAGGGAGATATTACAAAAGATACAGGTGACGGCTTCCTGCTTTCAGCAAGAGGCAACCCGCTGACAAAAGCTGTTAGGAAAGGCAATAAAGTGGTCATGCATCTGGCCTCAGGTAAAACAGTGGAGCTAAAACCGCTTAAGCTGCTCAAGGAGCAGAAGAAGATCTCCGAAGAAGGGCTTATTGCGATGGATCAGATAGCTGCCCATATTGACAGGATGGAGTGCTACACCTGCCATGCCACTTGGGCACCGCAGTGTTATGGGTGTCATGTTAAAGTGGACTACTCTGAAGGAAAACAAAACCCCGACTACCTGGCTGCCTCCAAACACCATGTCAATGGAAAGACAGGAGAGGTTGAGAGTTTGAAGGAGTTTTTGGTTGACGGGAAAGTAACCGAGACACGAAGCTACCTGCGTTGGGAAGATCCGGCATTGAGCCAGAACGGGGAGGGACGTATCTCCCCGACCATCCCGGGATGTCAGGTAACCTTGACGGTGATCGGCAAAGACGGAAATGCACTCTTGCAAAACCACATATGGAAGCTCAAAGGGGTCGAACAGGGCAAAGGTATCAAGACTCCAAAAGAGGGTGTCAACTCCATCACAATGTCACCGGTACATCCTCATACGGTTAGCAAGAAGTCCAGAAGCTGTGAGAGTTGTCACAACTCACCCAAAGCGTTGGGGTATGGGATAAACAGTGGAAAATATTTTGCCGACCAGCGTAAAACGACCATTGTCGACCTGATGACCGCAGACCAGAAAGTACTGCCAAAGCAAGTTGATGAGCAGATCCCTGCCATACCGAACTTAAATCACGACTACTCATCTCTGCTTGACGAGAACGGTACACAACTGCAAACAGTAGGCAACCACTGGAAACTCTCCCAGGCACTTGACAACGAAACACGCAGCAGGCTTGACAGACGCGGGACCTGTCTGGCGTGCCATAAAGAGATGCCAAGTGAAGACCTTGCTGTCTCGCTACTTGTACACACGGCCAAATATGCTGGTGTCAAGATCGACAACAGTATGCACAAAACACTTGTCAACAAGAGTATTTTACTGAGTGCCTGGGTGCAGGTTCTTGGTGGATTATTGTTTGGTGGAGGTTTTGTCTACTGGCTCATGAGAAGGAGGAGAAAAAAGTAA
- a CDS encoding peptidylprolyl isomerase yields MKKSILFAFMLLISFSHARMVDAIAMIVEGEPVTTAEIRAVQSQAGISRQKAIDLLIQDRLQKAAMKEIVVPESDIDREISRIAQQNGLTISKMQKILKQQGTSWSKYRESIRNLLKKRVFFREKVAQNIPTPSKDELKLFYENHKSEFKIPSVINVTEYSAPTEKKIKQFLKDRNTKGVRSKKMAKHTKNMNPALMGMLLQTPEGKFTTPINAGDRYVVYRVRSKQGRVQMPFESARSAVTARWRQQQQEQALKDYFKKMKTEANIQIIRR; encoded by the coding sequence ATGAAAAAATCAATACTTTTTGCCTTTATGCTGCTGATCTCCTTCAGTCATGCCAGAATGGTTGATGCGATCGCGATGATCGTCGAAGGTGAACCGGTCACAACCGCTGAAATACGTGCAGTACAGTCCCAGGCAGGTATTTCCAGGCAGAAGGCAATCGATCTGCTTATCCAGGACCGGCTGCAAAAAGCTGCGATGAAAGAGATTGTTGTCCCAGAGAGCGATATCGATCGTGAGATCTCCAGAATTGCACAACAAAACGGTCTTACAATATCTAAAATGCAGAAAATTCTGAAACAACAGGGAACATCATGGAGCAAGTACCGGGAAAGCATTCGTAATCTACTGAAAAAAAGAGTCTTTTTCCGGGAAAAGGTCGCCCAAAACATTCCGACCCCAAGCAAAGACGAGCTCAAACTCTTTTATGAAAATCACAAATCGGAGTTCAAGATCCCTTCTGTCATCAATGTTACCGAGTATTCCGCACCCACAGAAAAGAAAATAAAACAGTTTCTAAAAGACAGGAATACCAAAGGGGTCCGAAGCAAAAAGATGGCCAAGCATACCAAAAATATGAATCCGGCACTTATGGGAATGCTGCTGCAGACACCTGAAGGGAAGTTCACGACACCGATCAATGCCGGTGACAGATATGTGGTCTACAGGGTCCGTTCCAAACAGGGCAGAGTACAAATGCCGTTCGAATCTGCACGTTCCGCCGTTACAGCACGCTGGAGACAGCAGCAGCAGGAACAGGCACTTAAAGACTATTTCAAAAAGATGAAAACTGAAGCCAATATTCAGATCATCCGCCGATAA
- the dcd gene encoding dCTP deaminase codes for MGLKSDKWIREKSLNEAMITPFCEGLVGEGVVSYGLSSYGYDIRVSDEFKIFTNINAEVVDPKDFSENNVVDFKGDICIVPPNSFALARTIEYFKMPRDTLAVCLGKSTYARCGIIVNVTPFEPGFEGHITIEISNTTPLPAKIYANEGIAQVLFLQGDEQCETTYSDRKGKYQAQTGITLPRILKKS; via the coding sequence ATGGGTTTAAAATCAGATAAATGGATACGTGAAAAGTCACTTAATGAAGCAATGATCACCCCTTTTTGCGAAGGACTTGTCGGAGAGGGTGTAGTCAGCTACGGGCTGAGCTCTTACGGATATGATATCCGGGTAAGTGACGAGTTCAAGATCTTTACCAATATCAATGCCGAAGTAGTAGACCCCAAAGACTTCAGTGAGAACAATGTCGTCGATTTCAAAGGGGATATCTGTATTGTTCCGCCAAACTCTTTTGCACTGGCACGGACAATAGAGTATTTCAAAATGCCTCGAGATACCCTGGCTGTCTGTCTGGGGAAAAGCACCTATGCCCGCTGTGGAATCATCGTTAATGTCACACCGTTTGAGCCGGGCTTTGAAGGGCACATTACCATCGAAATCTCCAACACCACCCCACTTCCTGCAAAGATCTATGCCAATGAGGGGATTGCCCAGGTACTCTTTTTGCAGGGAGATGAACAGTGTGAGACAACCTACTCCGACCGTAAAGGAAAGTATCAGGCACAGACTGGTATCACCCTTCCGAGAATCTTGAAAAAAAGCTAA
- the topA gene encoding type I DNA topoisomerase — translation MKNLIIVESPAKARTITNFLGKDFKVIASKGHIRDLPKSTFGITIDDETGDLVPKYSIPRDANATVKELKKLAKEAETVYIATDEDREGEAIGYHIAKAIGKEPTELPRIVFHEITKSAIEHALENPRKIDMDSVDAQQTRRLLDRIVGYKLSPLLASKIQKGLSAGRVQSATLKLVVDREREIKAFKPEEYWTIDALFQKEIEAAIYDYNGLKIEKLTIKTEADALEIVNAAQTESFIVSSIEKTQRKTKTPPPFMTSTLQQAASTQLGFSPKKTMMVAQKLYEGVKTDKGVMGVITYMRTDSLNLAKEAVDAARTHIQNIYGDKYLPAKPKNYATKSKGAQEAHEAIRPTMVEFDPKTAAGYLAADELKLYKLIYNRFLASQMTEALLESQTILFKGDKCTFKASGRKLLFDGFYKVTGYSEKDKLLPELKEGEAVTLDKIKKEQHFTEPPARYNEASLIKKLESLGIGRPSTYAPTITILQTRKYIEIEKKRIHPTEIAFTVIEMLEKHFPEIVDSNFTAQMEETLDKVAEGETDWQTILKEFYTPFIQKIEEGKKNIKSLKVATPTGEMCPKCDSELLLRKGRYGEFIACSNFPKCKYTKNTDGTEVEQPEETDEICEKCGSTMVIKNSKRGKFLACSAYPKCKNAKSLTPPKELDVPCPECGGKLQEREGRRGKFYGCTNYPKCKFIANFEPMDRKCPECDYMMGKKTLRGKEIYECFKCKHREEVK, via the coding sequence ATGAAAAACCTAATTATCGTCGAATCACCGGCAAAAGCACGAACTATTACCAATTTCCTTGGCAAAGACTTTAAAGTCATCGCTTCCAAAGGGCATATCAGGGACCTTCCCAAAAGTACATTTGGTATCACTATCGATGATGAAACAGGTGATCTTGTTCCCAAATACTCTATCCCAAGAGATGCCAATGCAACCGTCAAAGAATTAAAAAAGCTGGCAAAAGAAGCGGAAACTGTCTATATTGCAACGGATGAGGACCGTGAAGGGGAAGCAATAGGCTATCATATTGCCAAAGCAATAGGCAAAGAGCCTACCGAACTACCACGCATTGTTTTTCATGAGATCACCAAAAGTGCCATTGAACATGCTCTGGAGAATCCCAGAAAAATAGATATGGATTCAGTTGATGCACAGCAGACCCGAAGACTGCTTGACCGTATCGTAGGGTATAAGCTCTCTCCGCTGTTGGCAAGCAAGATCCAAAAGGGACTCAGTGCCGGACGTGTCCAGAGTGCAACACTCAAGCTGGTTGTAGACCGAGAACGTGAGATCAAAGCATTCAAGCCTGAAGAGTACTGGACCATCGATGCACTTTTCCAAAAAGAGATCGAAGCAGCCATCTATGACTATAACGGCCTGAAGATAGAAAAACTGACTATTAAGACCGAAGCAGATGCTCTGGAGATCGTCAATGCCGCACAAACAGAATCTTTTATTGTCTCATCCATTGAAAAAACCCAGCGGAAGACAAAAACACCGCCTCCCTTCATGACCTCAACGCTACAACAGGCAGCCTCTACACAGCTTGGTTTTTCTCCGAAAAAAACCATGATGGTTGCGCAAAAGCTCTATGAGGGAGTTAAAACAGACAAGGGAGTAATGGGTGTCATCACCTATATGAGAACCGACTCTCTTAATCTTGCGAAAGAAGCAGTCGATGCAGCCCGGACACATATTCAGAACATTTATGGAGACAAATATCTTCCGGCAAAACCAAAGAATTATGCAACCAAATCCAAGGGAGCACAGGAAGCCCATGAAGCTATCCGTCCGACTATGGTCGAGTTTGATCCAAAAACAGCAGCCGGCTATTTGGCAGCTGATGAGCTTAAACTCTACAAACTTATCTATAACCGTTTCCTCGCCTCCCAAATGACCGAAGCACTCCTTGAATCACAAACCATTCTCTTTAAGGGAGATAAGTGTACTTTTAAAGCGAGCGGAAGGAAACTGCTTTTCGACGGCTTTTACAAAGTGACCGGATACAGTGAAAAAGACAAACTGCTTCCTGAACTCAAAGAGGGGGAAGCTGTTACGCTTGACAAAATTAAAAAAGAGCAGCACTTCACCGAACCGCCGGCACGATACAATGAAGCAAGCCTTATTAAAAAGCTTGAGTCTCTGGGTATTGGACGGCCAAGTACTTATGCACCGACAATAACCATACTGCAGACCCGAAAATATATCGAGATCGAGAAGAAGCGTATACATCCTACCGAAATTGCTTTTACAGTCATAGAGATGCTTGAGAAGCATTTCCCGGAGATCGTGGACAGCAACTTTACCGCACAGATGGAAGAGACACTGGATAAAGTAGCAGAAGGAGAGACAGACTGGCAGACCATTCTAAAAGAGTTCTACACACCGTTCATTCAGAAAATAGAAGAAGGGAAAAAGAACATTAAAAGCCTCAAAGTAGCAACGCCAACAGGAGAAATGTGTCCAAAATGCGATTCCGAGCTTCTGCTTCGAAAAGGACGCTATGGTGAGTTTATAGCCTGTTCCAACTTTCCAAAATGCAAATATACCAAAAATACAGACGGTACTGAGGTGGAACAACCCGAAGAGACAGATGAAATCTGCGAAAAGTGCGGTTCGACAATGGTCATAAAGAACTCCAAACGAGGAAAGTTCCTTGCCTGTTCGGCATACCCAAAATGCAAAAATGCCAAATCCCTCACACCTCCCAAAGAGCTTGATGTTCCTTGTCCGGAGTGTGGCGGGAAACTGCAGGAGAGAGAAGGTCGCCGCGGAAAATTCTACGGCTGTACCAACTACCCCAAATGTAAGTTTATTGCAAACTTTGAACCAATGGACAGAAAGTGCCCCGAATGTGACTATATGATGGGGAAAAAGACACTCAGAGGAAAAGAGATCTATGAGTGCTTCAAATGCAAACACAGAGAAGAGGTGAAATAG
- a CDS encoding biotin synthase, producing MQPIFLCAINNILSGTCLEDCKFCTQSVRYHADIERYNYKPIDQIVEEAKQAKAHGALGYCLVTAGKGLDDKKVDFVARAAKAIKAEIDGLNLIACNGTASKEQLLYLKQHGLDSYNHNLETSKRYYPNICQTHEWEERYETCLNVKSVGLALCSGGIFGMGEREEDRNDLLQAIASLEPESTPLNFYHPNPALPIKTRNIEQDEAIEIIQKARHLLGNEKLLMVAGGRELLFHGEEAKMFEAGANAIVIGNYLTTPGEAPQRDREVLEALGYEVATSCDRH from the coding sequence ATGCAGCCGATATTCTTATGTGCCATAAATAATATCCTCAGCGGCACCTGCCTTGAGGATTGCAAGTTCTGTACACAGAGTGTCCGTTACCATGCGGACATTGAACGCTATAACTATAAGCCGATCGATCAGATCGTAGAAGAGGCAAAGCAGGCAAAAGCACATGGTGCGCTGGGGTACTGCCTGGTTACGGCAGGAAAAGGACTCGATGACAAAAAGGTGGACTTTGTTGCACGGGCAGCAAAAGCGATCAAAGCAGAGATAGACGGCCTCAACCTTATTGCCTGTAACGGTACTGCATCCAAGGAACAGCTTCTTTATCTCAAACAGCATGGTCTTGACAGCTATAACCATAATCTGGAGACCTCAAAACGCTACTATCCGAATATTTGTCAAACCCATGAGTGGGAAGAACGCTATGAGACTTGTCTCAATGTCAAATCAGTCGGTCTGGCACTCTGCAGCGGGGGAATATTTGGAATGGGGGAGAGAGAAGAAGACCGAAATGACCTGCTGCAAGCCATAGCCTCACTTGAGCCGGAGTCTACACCCCTCAACTTTTATCATCCCAACCCTGCACTTCCTATCAAAACACGAAATATTGAGCAGGATGAAGCCATAGAGATCATACAAAAAGCGCGTCATCTGCTTGGGAATGAAAAACTCCTCATGGTTGCAGGAGGAAGAGAGCTTCTCTTTCATGGAGAAGAAGCAAAAATGTTCGAAGCCGGTGCCAATGCCATTGTCATTGGCAATTACCTGACCACACCGGGAGAAGCACCTCAAAGAGACAGAGAAGTCCTGGAGGCACTGGGTTATGAGGTAGCCACAAGCTGTGATAGACACTAA
- a CDS encoding cation:proton antiporter has protein sequence MIDTNILLILTLSLLIWGSPFMAKFLRLPIPTVEIILGSLFAYFGLIGENQYFDLIAEVGFLYLMFLAGMEVDLKQITRSSRTILRQSMLFLLLMASFSIGTGLLFGLNTIIIISMPLISIGLLASLSKTYGKEEPWIKLAFIAGILGEIISIAVLTIYDAATTTGLTFELLEKIGYLSAFMFTVYILYRLLHLLFWWFPELKSTLVPKFDTSDQDIRLAMALFFILITVMLALDLELALGSFIAGVAISAFFHHEKALEMKMSSLGFGFLVPLFFIHVGASFDIRSLAVEGVVTGALLITFLMILSRILAAVALKHINGSRDALLVGLSLSMPLTLLVAVATIGYETKLLDLLSYYQLILASIFEILIVMATIKILQSKQVKEDHTS, from the coding sequence GTGATAGACACTAACATACTTCTGATACTTACCCTCTCTCTGCTTATCTGGGGGAGCCCCTTTATGGCAAAGTTCCTGCGCCTTCCCATCCCCACGGTAGAGATCATACTCGGTTCACTCTTTGCCTATTTCGGACTTATCGGAGAGAACCAGTATTTTGACCTTATCGCAGAAGTCGGCTTTCTCTATCTTATGTTTCTGGCCGGTATGGAAGTGGATCTCAAACAGATTACCCGAAGTTCCCGCACCATACTGCGCCAGAGTATGCTCTTTTTGCTGCTCATGGCATCTTTCTCCATTGGTACTGGTCTTCTTTTTGGTTTAAATACTATTATTATTATCTCTATGCCTCTTATCTCTATCGGCCTTCTGGCATCCCTCTCCAAAACCTATGGAAAAGAAGAACCATGGATCAAACTGGCTTTCATTGCGGGGATTCTTGGAGAGATCATCTCTATTGCAGTCCTGACTATCTATGATGCTGCCACTACTACCGGATTGACCTTTGAACTACTGGAAAAGATCGGCTATCTTTCTGCTTTCATGTTCACTGTTTACATACTTTACCGCCTGTTGCATCTGCTCTTTTGGTGGTTTCCGGAACTTAAAAGCACTCTGGTACCCAAATTTGATACTTCTGACCAGGATATCCGTCTGGCTATGGCACTCTTTTTTATTCTTATCACCGTCATGCTGGCACTGGATCTGGAGTTGGCACTTGGTTCATTCATCGCAGGTGTAGCGATCTCCGCCTTCTTCCATCATGAGAAAGCACTGGAGATGAAAATGTCAAGTCTGGGATTTGGGTTTCTTGTACCGCTTTTCTTTATCCATGTAGGAGCATCATTTGATATACGTTCATTGGCTGTGGAGGGAGTGGTGACCGGTGCGCTGCTGATCACCTTTCTGATGATACTTTCACGTATACTGGCTGCTGTTGCACTGAAACATATCAACGGCTCAAGAGATGCTCTGCTTGTCGGACTGTCTCTCTCTATGCCGTTGACCCTGCTTGTGGCTGTTGCAACCATAGGATATGAAACAAAACTGCTGGATCTGCTAAGTTATTACCAGTTGATACTGGCCAGTATTTTCGAAATCCTGATAGTCATGGCAACTATCAAGATATTGCAGTCAAAACAGGTCAAGGAAGATCACACCTCTTAG
- the eno gene encoding phosphopyruvate hydratase translates to MIFIDDVVATEVMDSRGNPTVRATVSLSDGTVASAIVPSGASTGKREALELRDGGERYMGKGVLQACENVNGAINDALVGLSPFNQAEIDLTMKEVDGTHNYGNLGANAVLGVSMAVARAAAQSLKMPLYRYLGGANAVVMPVPMLNIINGGEHANNSVDFQEYMVMPVGFDRFSEGLRASAEVYHHLKKIIDSMGESTAVGDEGGFAPNLKSNEEPIQVIMEAIKKAGYEPGKEIAIALDVAASELINEEGKYVLKSENRELTSSELTAYYADMCEKYPIVSIEDGLSEDDWDGWKELTEVLGEKVQLVGDDLFVTNVSILAEGIEKGIGNSILIKPNQIGTVSETMQTVRLAQRSGYTCVMSHRSGESEDTFIADFAVALNTGEIKTGSTARSDRIAKYNRLLEIEAELGQFEYLGASIFKK, encoded by the coding sequence ATGATTTTTATAGATGATGTGGTAGCAACAGAAGTAATGGACAGCAGGGGTAACCCGACAGTCCGTGCAACAGTAAGTTTGAGTGACGGCACAGTAGCCAGTGCGATCGTACCAAGCGGTGCAAGTACTGGAAAGCGTGAAGCTCTCGAGCTCAGAGATGGCGGTGAGCGCTATATGGGGAAAGGAGTACTCCAGGCATGTGAGAACGTCAACGGAGCAATCAATGATGCGCTTGTAGGGCTCAGTCCGTTCAACCAGGCAGAGATTGACCTGACGATGAAAGAGGTCGACGGGACACATAACTATGGCAATCTCGGTGCCAATGCGGTACTGGGTGTCTCCATGGCGGTAGCACGTGCAGCGGCGCAGTCACTTAAAATGCCCCTTTACCGTTATCTTGGAGGTGCCAATGCGGTAGTCATGCCTGTGCCGATGCTTAATATCATCAACGGCGGAGAGCATGCGAACAACTCTGTAGATTTTCAGGAGTATATGGTCATGCCTGTAGGGTTTGACAGATTCTCTGAAGGACTTAGAGCCTCTGCAGAGGTCTATCACCATCTTAAAAAGATCATTGACAGTATGGGTGAAAGTACTGCTGTGGGTGATGAGGGCGGATTCGCACCAAACCTTAAAAGCAATGAAGAACCTATTCAGGTAATCATGGAAGCAATTAAAAAAGCGGGGTATGAGCCTGGCAAGGAGATTGCTATCGCACTGGATGTTGCGGCGAGTGAACTGATTAATGAGGAAGGAAAGTATGTACTCAAGTCAGAGAACAGAGAGCTTACAAGTTCTGAACTTACCGCTTACTATGCCGATATGTGTGAAAAGTACCCTATTGTTTCCATTGAAGATGGTTTGAGTGAAGATGACTGGGACGGATGGAAAGAACTGACGGAAGTACTTGGAGAGAAGGTACAGCTTGTAGGGGATGACCTGTTTGTAACCAATGTTTCCATTCTTGCCGAAGGGATAGAGAAAGGGATTGGAAACTCAATTCTGATCAAACCGAACCAGATTGGTACGGTTTCTGAAACAATGCAAACGGTACGTCTTGCTCAGCGTTCAGGCTATACCTGTGTGATGAGTCACCGCTCAGGAGAAAGTGAAGATACCTTTATCGCAGACTTTGCAGTGGCACTCAATACCGGAGAGATAAAGACAGGATCAACTGCAAGGTCGGACAGGATAGCCAAATATAACAGGCTTTTGGAGATCGAAGCTGAACTTGGACAGTTCGAGTATCTGGGTGCATCCATTTTTAAAAAATAG
- the recA gene encoding recombinase RecA translates to MAMDAQKQKALEMAIKQIDKTFGKGTLMRLGDKEFEPIEAISTGSLGLDMALGIGGMPQGRIIEVYGPESSGKTTLALQTIASAQTKDMVCAFIDAEHALDVVYAKNLGVDTDNLLVSQPDFGEQALDVLETLARSGAVDLIVVDSVAALTPKTEIEGDMGDTHVGLQARLMSQALRKLTGLLHKTNTTVIFINQIRMKIGTMGYGSPETTTGGNALKFYCSVRIDVRRIATLKQGESQIGNRVKAKVVKNKVAPPFRQAEFDIMFGEGISYEGELIDYGVKLDIIDKSGAWFSYGAEKLGQGKENAKLTIKENPELRTEIEGKIKEALGFGEALIVDEKEMQE, encoded by the coding sequence ATGGCAATGGATGCACAGAAACAAAAAGCACTGGAGATGGCGATCAAGCAGATCGACAAGACATTCGGCAAGGGAACGCTGATGCGTCTGGGAGACAAAGAGTTTGAACCGATAGAGGCGATATCGACCGGTTCCCTGGGCCTTGATATGGCACTGGGGATCGGCGGTATGCCTCAGGGACGTATTATCGAAGTGTACGGTCCGGAATCTTCCGGAAAGACAACACTGGCACTACAGACCATTGCTTCGGCACAGACAAAAGATATGGTCTGCGCTTTTATTGATGCGGAACATGCACTGGATGTGGTCTATGCAAAAAACCTCGGGGTAGATACCGATAACCTTCTGGTTTCACAGCCGGATTTCGGTGAGCAGGCTCTGGATGTTCTTGAGACGCTGGCACGTTCGGGTGCAGTTGATCTGATCGTTGTAGATTCCGTAGCAGCATTGACTCCCAAAACAGAGATAGAAGGTGATATGGGGGATACCCATGTCGGACTTCAGGCACGTTTGATGTCGCAGGCACTTCGAAAGTTGACCGGGTTACTGCATAAGACAAATACCACAGTAATATTCATTAACCAGATCCGTATGAAGATAGGTACTATGGGGTATGGATCACCTGAGACGACAACAGGGGGAAATGCACTTAAGTTCTACTGCTCGGTACGGATTGATGTGAGACGTATCGCGACACTTAAGCAGGGAGAGTCTCAGATAGGGAACCGTGTGAAGGCAAAAGTTGTCAAAAATAAAGTAGCTCCACCATTCAGACAGGCAGAGTTTGATATCATGTTCGGTGAAGGTATCAGTTATGAAGGCGAACTGATCGACTATGGGGTGAAGCTTGACATTATTGACAAGTCAGGTGCATGGTTCAGTTATGGTGCAGAGAAACTGGGACAGGGAAAGGAGAATGCAAAGCTGACTATCAAGGAGAACCCTGAGCTTAGAACTGAGATTGAAGGGAAGATCAAAGAGGCGCTTGGATTTGGAGAAGCCTTGATAGTGGATGAGAAAGAGATGCAGGAGTAG